A genomic segment from Drosophila willistoni isolate 14030-0811.24 chromosome 2L unlocalized genomic scaffold, UCI_dwil_1.1 Seg168, whole genome shotgun sequence encodes:
- the LOC26529021 gene encoding uncharacterized protein LOC26529021, whose translation MSVESTADSEYNFEDKFEKHLRVLFYMNPLPENPKCDTSKLEFFGVLRLKDVLKPERNLWCIYHCRQPDIDRTIDALLEKYGKKNMCEIFRKPIFKGAALRAAVKKYFTDLKWFVKGNLLEAPPKRHFNDDRVIKCLTDVYNIERQKLHNFVVMQLHWGNQYR comes from the exons ATGTCTGTGGAAAGCACAG CTGACAGCGAGTACAACTTTGAGGATAAATTTGAGAAGCATTTACGTGTTCTATTTTATATGAATCCCCTCCCAGAGAATCCAAAATGTGATACATCTAAATTGGAATTCTTTGGTGTTCTCAGACTTAAAGATGTCCTAAAACCTGAGCGTAACCTTTGGTGCATTTATCATTGTCGTCAGCCAGATATAGATAGAACCATTGACGCGTTGCTGGAAAAATATGGCAAAAAGAATATGTGTGAAATATTCCGAAAGCCGATATTTAAGGGAGCTGCATTGAGGGCGGcagttaaaaaatattttacggACTTGAAATGGTTTGTCAAAGGAAATCTGTTAGAGGCTCCACCAAAACGTCACTTCAATGATGATCGCGTGATAAAGTGTTTAACGGATGTGTATAATATCGAACGACAAAAACTCCATAATTTTGTGGTAATGCAATTACACTGGGGAAATCAATATAGGTAA
- the LOC6640997 gene encoding uncharacterized protein LOC6640997 has translation MSVETTADNEYNFEDKFEKHLRYVFYMKPLSENPKCDTSKLEFFGVLSLKDVLKPERKLWCIYHCRQPDIDRTIDALREKYGKKNMYEIFRRPIFKGAALRAGVKKHFTDLKWFVKGNLLEAPPKSHFNDDRVIKSVTDVYNIERQKLHNFMAMKLHWRNQRW, from the exons ATGTCTGTGGAAACTACAG CTGACAACGAGTACAACTTTGAGGATAAATTTGAAAAGCATTTACGTTACGTATTTTATATGAAACCCCTATCAGAGAATCCAAAATGTGATACATCTAAATTGGAATTCTTTGGTGTTCTCAGTCTTAAAGATGTCCTAAAACCTGAGCGTAAGCTTTGGTGTATTTATCATTGCCGCCAGCCAGATATAGATAGAACCATTGACGCTTTACGGGAAAAATATGGCAAAAAGAATATGTATGAAATATTCCGAAGGCCGATATTTAAGGGAGCTGCATTGAGGGCGGGAGTTAAAAAACACTTTACGGACTTGAAATGGTTTGTTAAAGGAAATCTGTTAGAGGCTCCACCAAAAAGTCACTTCAATGATGATCGCGTGATTAAGTCAGTAACCGATGTGTATAATATCGAACGACAAAAACTCCATAATTTTATGGCAATGAAATTACACTGGCGAAACCAACGTTGGTAG
- the LOC111518423 gene encoding uncharacterized protein LOC111518423, whose product MSVETTADNDYNFEDKFEKHLRVLFYMKPLPENPKCDISKLEFFGVLSLKDVLKPERKLWCIYHCRQPDIDRTIDALLEKYGKKNMYEIFRKPIFKGAALRAAVKKHFTDLKWFVKGNLLEAPPKRHFNDDRVIKSVTDVYNNERQKLHNFVTMQIHWANQCK is encoded by the exons ATGTCTGTGGAAACTACAG CTGACAACGACTACAACTTTGAGGATAAATTTGAAAAGCATTTACGTGTTCTATTTTATATGAAACCCCTCCCAGAGAATCCAAAATGTGATATATCTAAATTGGAATTCTTTGGTGTTCTCAGTCTTAAAGATGTCCTAAAACCTGAGCGTAAGCTTTGGTGCATTTATCATTGTCGTCAGCCAGATATAGATAGAACCATTGACGCGTTGCTGGAAaaatatggcaaaaaaaatatgtatgaaATATTCCGAAAGCCGATATTTAAGGGAGCTGCATTGAGGGCGGCAGTTAAAAAACACTTTACGGACTTGAAATGGTTTGTTAAAGGAAATTTGTTGGAGGCTCCACCAAAACGTCACTTCAATGATGATCGCGTGATAAAGTCGGTAACGGATGTGTATAATAACGAACGACAAAAACTCCACAATTTTGTGACAATGCAAATACACTGGGCAAACCAATGTAAGTAG
- the LOC6640768 gene encoding uncharacterized protein LOC6640768, whose product MTENNQDVKETKAAQVNKNLATLYPNLDDRLEEYMRGLCHVNPKKGPTECDIAIVEYFGVLSLTDVRAPRRKLWYIYYSRSDEIDNTVDQIHRKYGQKNMYELFRKPIYSGADFRARVKTNFANLKWYVKGNILEAPPQSTYTDEKVIRVITDLYNAERRIYYDYLKGRNDYLCRWKSSFAT is encoded by the exons atgacagAAAACAATCAAGATGTTAAAGAAACTAAAGCTGCACAAGTGAATAAAA ACTTGGCTACACTCTATCCTAACTTGGACGATCGTCTTGAGGAATATATGAGAGGGCTGTGCCATGTGAATCCAAAAAAAGGTCCCACTGAATGTGATATCGCAATTGTGGAATACTTTGGAGTATTAAGTCTTACGGATGTTCGAGCACCCCGGCGTAAACTTTGGTACATATACTACAGCCGCTCCGATGAGATTGATAATACCGTTGATCAGATACATCGGAAATATGGTCAAAAGAATATGTATGAGCTGTTCCGCAAGCCGATTTATAGTGGGGCTGATTTTCGGGCTAgggtaaaaacaaatttcgcCAATCTAAAATGGTATGTAAAGGGAAACATATTGGAAGCACCGCCACAAAGTACTTACACAGATGAGAAAGTCATAAGAGTTATTACTGATTTATATAATGCCGAAAGGCGTATATATTATGATTATCTAAAGGGGCGGAATGATTATTTATGTCGTTGGAAAAGTTCATTTGCGACTTAG